CACGTACTGGGGAGAGGCTGGGCAGCGGGCCTGATGTTCGGTGCCTGCGTTACAGGAAACTCCAACCTGCGCTGGAAGAACTCGACCGCCGGGAACCCGATTGGAGGCGCGGTTGCGCTTGAGGTCATTCGCCTGCTTGAGGTCGGATTACTTGAGCAGGGCCGGAAGCTGGCTGCGTATCTTGAGAAGAGGTTCGGCGTTCTGTCCAGCCCGAAGCTAGAGCCCGAGCTCTGGGGCGTCGGGCTGGTGCGGACCATTGTGCTTCGCAAAGGCAAGGACGTGGCCGTGGGTCTGGTTCAGAAGTGCCGCGAACTTGGCCTGTTGCTTCACGCGCTGTCTGCTGATAAGGTCGCGGTCAGGCCGCCCCTGGTCGCGACGGAAAAGGATGTTGACTTCGCCGCCGAGGTCATCGGCAAGGTCCTTGCCGGTTTCGACAAGAAGGCATGAGCGCCGGGAAGCTCTCGGTTCCGGGTCGCTTCTTCACGACGGTGACGGAGTACGGACTCCTGCCCGAAGGCTCGGGCGTCCTCGCCGCGGTCTCGGGCGGCGCCGATTCGGTCTGCCTGCTCGATCTGCTGCGGCTGGCGCAGCCCCGGCTCAAGCTCAGCCTGGCGGCGTTCCACCTTAACCACGGCCTGCGTGAGACGGCGACGCGAGACGAGGGGTTTGTCAGCAAGCTCTGCCGTGATTGGGGAGTTGACCTCGAGGTCGAGCGAGCTGACGTGGCTGGATACGCCAAGCGGCACAAGACGGGTATCGAAGAGGCGGGGCGCGAACTGCGCTACCGGCACATGATCCGCGTGGCGCGGAAGCTGAAGTGCGGCGTCATTGCGCTGGGTCACACTGCCAACGACAACCTCGAGACGATACTCTTGAACCTGGCGCGTGGGGCTGGGCCGCGCGGGTTGGCCGGCATTCCGGTGACCAGGAAAGCGGGTTTCTGCCACAAAGGCACGAAGGCACGAGGGGTCTCGGACATCAAATTCGTGCGGCCGTTGATTGACATTGAACGCGGGGCGCTGGAGAAGCATCTGCGGGCGCGGGGCATCGGGTGGGTCGAGGACGAGTCGAATGAAGACGTGAAGTACCGTCGAAACCTCCTCAGGCGCGAGGTCGTGCCGGTACTCGTCCGGCTGAATCCAAACGTGGTGGCCAATGCCCGGAGGGCCGCACAATTGCTGGCTGAGGAGGGTGAGTTCCTCGATCGGCTGGCAAAGGAGGCAGTCGGCGAGGCAGCAGAGACGGATGAGGGCGGCGTGCGGATTGACATACTTAAGTTCAAGGATTATAATGACATTCTGAAACGGCGGGTTCTGAAACTCGTCCTCCCCGAGCTGGATTCGCAGGCCGTGGAGGGAGTACTTGAGTTCT
Above is a genomic segment from candidate division WOR-3 bacterium containing:
- the tilS gene encoding tRNA lysidine(34) synthetase TilS, encoding MSAGKLSVPGRFFTTVTEYGLLPEGSGVLAAVSGGADSVCLLDLLRLAQPRLKLSLAAFHLNHGLRETATRDEGFVSKLCRDWGVDLEVERADVAGYAKRHKTGIEEAGRELRYRHMIRVARKLKCGVIALGHTANDNLETILLNLARGAGPRGLAGIPVTRKAGFCHKGTKARGVSDIKFVRPLIDIERGALEKHLRARGIGWVEDESNEDVKYRRNLLRREVVPVLVRLNPNVVANARRAAQLLAEEGEFLDRLAKEAVGEAAETDEGGVRIDILKFKDYNDILKRRVLKLVLPELDSQAVEGVLEF